One part of the Gemmatimonadota bacterium genome encodes these proteins:
- a CDS encoding serine hydrolase domain-containing protein, whose product MSEDRIAATIRHAVEVGHIAGAEAVVWKDGQVLGATAAGWRDLEARRPMEPDTLFRIASMTKPVTSTAALMLLDEGAFALTDPIVRWAPEFSGMRVLRSTAGALGDTVPANRLITFEDLLTHRSGLTYGDFHPGPLAEAYRGALGGDIDSEVPPDEWIARLAALPLIDQPGSSFHYGHSTDLLGLLLERIEGAPLGEVLERRIFGPLGMKDTGFTVPQEKRGRQASAHGVDDTGRLCVRLTGPGDSFLAERPPGMAYVSGGQGLWSTARDYLTFARMFVGAGAVDGLQLLRPETFGRMVTDHLTEDQRARAGFVLDSGHGFGLGVAVVLDAERANLHPCGGGEGAVGWPGGFGGWWRADPADSSVLVFLTHHMVELEQFADGVGFGVYEAIARFQEQASRLLLESAA is encoded by the coding sequence ATGAGCGAAGACCGGATCGCAGCGACGATCCGTCACGCCGTCGAGGTGGGCCACATCGCTGGAGCGGAGGCGGTGGTCTGGAAGGACGGTCAGGTGCTGGGGGCCACGGCAGCGGGCTGGCGGGACCTCGAAGCCAGGCGGCCCATGGAGCCGGACACGCTGTTCCGGATCGCCTCGATGACCAAGCCGGTCACATCCACGGCGGCGCTCATGCTGCTCGACGAGGGCGCCTTTGCGTTGACCGACCCCATCGTTCGTTGGGCGCCGGAGTTCTCCGGGATGCGCGTCCTTCGCTCCACGGCGGGTGCGCTCGGCGATACGGTGCCCGCGAACCGGCTGATCACATTCGAAGACCTTCTGACGCACCGCTCGGGGCTGACCTACGGAGATTTCCATCCCGGTCCGCTCGCGGAGGCGTATCGGGGGGCGTTGGGCGGCGACATCGACAGCGAGGTGCCCCCCGACGAGTGGATCGCGCGGCTCGCGGCGCTCCCGCTGATCGACCAGCCGGGTTCGTCCTTCCACTACGGCCACTCGACGGACCTCCTCGGCCTTCTCCTCGAGCGGATCGAGGGGGCTCCCCTGGGCGAGGTGCTCGAGCGCCGGATCTTCGGCCCACTCGGAATGAAGGACACGGGGTTCACCGTCCCGCAGGAGAAGCGCGGGCGCCAAGCCTCTGCCCACGGTGTCGACGACACGGGCCGGCTCTGCGTGCGCCTCACGGGCCCGGGGGACTCCTTCCTGGCTGAACGTCCTCCCGGGATGGCCTACGTTTCGGGCGGGCAGGGACTCTGGTCGACGGCGCGCGACTACCTCACCTTCGCGCGCATGTTCGTGGGGGCGGGCGCCGTGGACGGTCTGCAGCTGCTCCGTCCCGAGACGTTCGGACGGATGGTCACAGACCACCTGACCGAAGACCAGCGGGCGAGGGCCGGGTTCGTTCTCGATTCGGGCCACGGCTTCGGTCTCGGAGTCGCGGTGGTGCTCGACGCCGAGAGGGCGAACCTCCACCCCTGCGGCGGAGGCGAGGGCGCCGTCGGCTGGCCTGGCGGTTTCGGAGGGTGGTGGCGGGCCGATCCCGCCGACAGCTCCGTCCTCGTCTTCCTGACCCACCACATGGTCGAGCTGGAGCAGTTCGCCGACGGCGTCGGGTTCGGCGTGTACGAGGCGATCGCCCGATTCCAGGAGCAGGCGTCCCGCCTGTTGCTGGAGTCGGCTGCGTAG
- a CDS encoding GNAT family N-acetyltransferase translates to MPLPTLHGEGLTLRPFVPQDADRVQRLAGAFEVADTTLNVPHPYPDGAAEAWILTHTTGWDLRSFCTLAVEVPETGIVGTMSLHLELLHRRGELGYWIGRPFWNRGYATRAARALLDFGFDVLDLNRVQAQYLVRNPASRRVMEKIGMRYEGTRRQYMIKWGVLEDVGCCALLAAER, encoded by the coding sequence ATGCCTCTCCCCACCCTGCACGGCGAAGGTCTCACGCTGCGACCCTTCGTGCCACAGGACGCCGATCGTGTGCAGCGGCTCGCGGGCGCGTTCGAGGTGGCCGACACCACGCTGAACGTGCCCCATCCCTACCCGGACGGCGCCGCCGAGGCGTGGATCCTGACCCACACCACCGGGTGGGACCTGCGCAGCTTCTGCACGCTCGCCGTGGAGGTGCCCGAGACGGGGATCGTCGGCACCATGAGCCTGCACCTGGAGCTGCTCCACCGCCGCGGTGAGCTCGGGTACTGGATCGGGCGCCCGTTCTGGAACCGCGGCTACGCCACGCGGGCAGCCCGCGCGCTGCTGGACTTCGGGTTCGACGTGCTGGATCTGAACCGCGTCCAGGCCCAGTACCTCGTGCGCAATCCGGCCTCGCGTCGGGTGATGGAGAAGATCGGGATGCGCTACGAAGGCACGCGCCGCCAGTACATGATCAAGTGGGGCGTTCTCGAGGACGTCGGGTGCTGCGCGTTGTTGGCCGCGGAGCGCTGA
- a CDS encoding radical SAM protein, whose translation MRSSPKVLVVDLNNFARYPSIAIGYLVAVLREGGFEVELLAPLSTGITGVPREPRPPWWGALDREFRYRTGTSRSRAVQQMRTWYTSRRVSKLARSGDAVAREFSRRLDSGVDAVLVSTYLMYHPHCVELARLCGERDIPFVLGGPYFAVADVAREWVGMPGLTALVGGEVEPHLCELVRRVIARESVEDLPGVWRREPLSLHAPPLADLDAVPYPDYSDFPWDRYPNTIVPIITGRGCGWGVCSFCADITSTAGRSFRSRSVANVLGELEHQHARHGARLFVFTDLKLNSSVDMWRGVVGGIQAAVPGARWIGAVHVGTRGPNGLDADALRAARAAGMVRLTTGLESGSQRVLDRMAKGTDLTVTSRFLKDARAAGISVRTTMFTGYPGETAEDLQRTADFLEAHAECLERVPLYRFTLNHGTLFEQQLRRRPEQFPTLTHLRPDPRVAVIPHHYTETEDPAYRRGIRRLLRVVHRINRKPLLPSARDFEGVM comes from the coding sequence ATGCGTTCGTCTCCGAAGGTCCTCGTCGTCGACCTGAACAACTTCGCGCGCTACCCCTCCATCGCCATCGGATATCTGGTCGCGGTCCTGCGTGAGGGAGGCTTCGAGGTGGAGCTGCTCGCTCCGCTCTCCACGGGCATCACCGGCGTCCCGCGCGAGCCCCGTCCGCCCTGGTGGGGCGCGCTCGACCGCGAGTTCCGGTACCGCACCGGGACGTCGCGCAGCCGGGCCGTCCAGCAGATGAGGACCTGGTACACGTCCCGGCGGGTCTCGAAGCTCGCGCGCTCGGGTGACGCGGTGGCGAGGGAGTTCTCCCGTCGCCTGGATTCCGGCGTCGACGCCGTGCTCGTCTCGACCTACCTGATGTATCATCCGCACTGCGTCGAGCTCGCGCGTCTGTGCGGCGAGCGGGATATCCCGTTCGTGCTCGGTGGTCCGTATTTCGCCGTGGCCGACGTCGCACGGGAGTGGGTGGGGATGCCCGGCCTGACCGCCCTGGTGGGCGGCGAGGTCGAGCCGCACCTCTGCGAGCTCGTGCGTCGGGTCATCGCGCGCGAATCCGTGGAGGACCTGCCCGGTGTGTGGCGCAGGGAGCCGTTGTCCCTGCACGCGCCGCCGCTGGCCGACCTGGACGCGGTGCCCTATCCGGACTACAGCGACTTCCCCTGGGATCGCTACCCGAACACGATCGTCCCCATCATCACGGGCCGGGGGTGCGGATGGGGGGTCTGCTCGTTCTGTGCGGACATCACCAGCACGGCCGGCCGCTCCTTCCGCAGCCGCAGCGTGGCGAACGTCCTCGGTGAGCTGGAGCATCAGCACGCGCGGCACGGCGCCCGCCTGTTCGTCTTCACGGATCTGAAGCTCAACTCCAGCGTGGACATGTGGCGTGGGGTGGTCGGTGGCATCCAGGCCGCCGTGCCCGGTGCCCGTTGGATCGGCGCCGTGCACGTCGGCACGCGCGGCCCCAACGGTCTGGACGCCGATGCGCTGCGTGCGGCCCGCGCGGCGGGCATGGTGCGCCTGACGACGGGCCTGGAGTCGGGGAGCCAACGGGTCCTGGACCGGATGGCGAAGGGCACGGATCTCACCGTGACCAGCCGCTTCCTGAAGGACGCCCGCGCGGCCGGCATCTCGGTGCGTACCACCATGTTCACCGGCTATCCGGGAGAGACGGCCGAAGACCTGCAGCGGACCGCGGACTTCCTGGAGGCGCACGCGGAGTGCCTGGAGCGCGTCCCCCTCTACCGCTTCACGCTGAACCACGGCACGCTGTTCGAACAGCAGCTACGCCGTCGCCCCGAGCAGTTCCCGACACTCACGCATCTACGCCCCGATCCGCGCGTAGCTGTGATCCCGCATCATTACACCGAGACGGAGGATCCCGCCTACCGGCGCGGCATCCGGCGGCTGCTCCGCGTGGTCCACCGCATCAATCGCAAGCCGTTGCTGCCTTCCGCGCGCGACTTCGAAGGCGTGATGTAA
- a CDS encoding TIGR00730 family Rossman fold protein translates to MSDGPPHLCVFAGSNPGLRLEYATAARALADAVVDAGYGIVYGGSQVGLMGALADRALARGGSVIGVIPEALVRKEVAHDRLTELRVVESMHQRKALMSDLASGFIALPGGLGTLEELFEVLTWAQLGIHRKGCGLLDVAGYWRPLTDFLDTAVAEGFVRPAHRDLLLVDGNAAALVRRVVDFRAPDVGKWMQRDER, encoded by the coding sequence GTGAGCGACGGGCCTCCCCACCTCTGTGTCTTCGCCGGCTCCAACCCCGGCCTCCGGCTGGAGTACGCGACGGCCGCCCGCGCGCTGGCCGATGCCGTCGTGGACGCCGGATACGGGATCGTCTACGGCGGCTCCCAGGTGGGGCTGATGGGCGCGCTGGCCGACCGGGCGCTCGCCCGCGGTGGCTCGGTGATCGGTGTGATCCCGGAGGCGCTCGTGCGCAAAGAGGTGGCGCACGACCGGTTGACGGAGCTGCGGGTGGTGGAGTCGATGCATCAGCGCAAAGCGCTGATGTCGGACCTCGCCTCCGGCTTCATCGCGCTCCCGGGGGGCCTGGGCACCCTCGAGGAGCTGTTCGAGGTGCTGACCTGGGCACAGCTCGGCATCCATCGCAAGGGCTGCGGCCTGCTGGATGTCGCCGGCTATTGGCGTCCGCTGACCGATTTCCTCGATACGGCCGTTGCGGAAGGCTTCGTACGGCCCGCCCACCGCGATCTCCTGCTCGTCGATGGGAACGCGGCCGCGCTGGTCCGCCGGGTCGTGGACTTCCGCGCGCCCGACGTCGGGAAATGGATGCAGCGGGACGAGCGGTGA